AGGTAATATGTTCCAAGGGAACGTACATAAGATCCCTTGCAAACGACTTCGGATCCAAACTTGGCTGCGGAGCAACCCTATTCTCCTTAAAAAGAACTCAACATGGGGAATTTTCTGAGAAAATGGGCGTGGATATAGAGCAATTCAAAATTGAACAAGATCTGCTCACCTATTTAATTTCATTGGAAAAAGTTTTAAAATCTTTAAAGGAAACCTCAGTGGAGACAGCACTGGAAAGGTTTCTAAAACATGGAATGCCGATACCGCTTTTAGGCAATTCAAAAGAATGGAGGAATGGCGAATTAACAAAACTCTTAAATAAAAGGGGGGTTTTAATTGGCATAGGGATGGTAGATGCATTTTCAAAAACTATTAAAATAAAAAGACTAATAAACAACTAAGGAGGAATATATGGCACTAACACTTACGCAGAAAAAAACGGTTATAGAAGGGTTTAAAATCCATGAAAAAGACACTGGTTCTCCAGAGGTCCAGATTGCTCTTATTACAGAAAGGATAAAATCCCTGACTGAACATTTTAAAAAATTTTCAAAGGACCATAATTCAAGGAGGGGGCTCCTTATACTTGTAAGCAACAGAAGAAGGCTTCTCAATTATTTGAAAGAAGAAAGTGTAGAGAGATACAAAAAGGTTATAGAAAAACTTGGACTAAGAAAATAAAAAAATAAAATAGGATGGAAATTATGAAAGAGACTATTACAATTAATTATGCAGGAAGACCATTAACTATAAGTACAGGAGATATTGCAAGGCAGGCAGATGGGAGTGTAACCGTACAATATAACGACACTGTTGTGCTTGTTACCGTGGTGGCAGACAAAAAGGAATCCGATAAAGACTTTTTACCACTCACAGTAAATTATCAGGAAATGACTTACGCTGCTGGCAAATTTCCTGGTGGGTTTTTTAAAAGGGAAGGCAGGCCTTCAGACAGAGAAATACTCATGTCTCGTTTAATAGATAGACCGCTCAGGCCTTTATTCCCAAAGGGTTTTAAAAATGAAGTCCAGATAATAGCAACAGTGCTATCCGCTGATCAAGAAAGCGACCCTGCCATACTCGGCATAATAGGGGCTTCATGTGCCCTGACAATTTCGGAGATACCCTTCGATGGACCCCTGGCTGGCATTAAAATGGGCAGAAGGGGAGAAACATTTTTAATAAATCCATCTAGTACTGATATGGAAGAGAGCAATATGGATATAGTTATGACTGGCACCAAAGAAGCCATAATGATGGTGGAGGGTACAGCAAAATTTGCCAGTGGCAACGACCTCATTGAAGCAATCCATTTTGGCCACCAGAACCTTATGCCATTAATAGAAATCCAGGAAAAATTGAGAGAAAAAATAGGAAAGGAAAAATTTTCTATCAATAGAGCTGAAAACTTAGAAGGACTTAAAGAAGAAATTAAAAATAAGATCGAAAAAGAACTTATTGAAGCCTTCTCCATACCAGGAAAACAAGACAGGGGAAAAAGAGAAAGCGAGATATATGAGAAACTTTTGAAGAACTACCCTGATGCTGAGGAAGGTCTGATAAAAAAAGCCCTTGAGGATGCAACAAGAGATATTATGAGGCAACAACTGCTTTTAACAAACAAGAGGATTGAT
This portion of the Pseudomonadota bacterium genome encodes:
- the rpsO gene encoding 30S ribosomal protein S15 — protein: MALTLTQKKTVIEGFKIHEKDTGSPEVQIALITERIKSLTEHFKKFSKDHNSRRGLLILVSNRRRLLNYLKEESVERYKKVIEKLGLRK